Proteins from a genomic interval of Nitrospina gracilis Nb-211:
- the sdhA gene encoding succinate dehydrogenase flavoprotein subunit yields MIKHDVLIVGAGLAGMRAALEVCKELDVGILSKVYPSRSHSGAAQGGIAAALANSEDDSWEEHMFDTVKGGDYLNDQDAVEEYCKSASRVIYELEHFGCVFSRMEDGRIAQRSFGGHSKPRACFSADRTGHAILHALHEQVLKNSKSIKIYSEWYFHELIIQDNRCQGVVVSDIRTGEVEVIQAKAVIMATGGYGRVFQITTNAFASTADGAIAAIRAGLPLEDPEFVQFHPSGLWRQGILFSEAARGEGGFLLNGKGERFMEKYAPSRMELAPRDIVARAEQSEIDEGRGVNGEDFIHLDLRHLGEKRIMERLPQIRQLGIDFIGVDCVKDPLPIQPSAHYSMGGIPTNIHGQVVRDGDSTPVEGFFAAGECACVSVHGANRLGTNSLLDATVFGERAGRAALEYGRGAAFDKVNEGQEKARVLKSIEEIFQREGTESYNDVRNEMKQTMMRLCGVFRSEENLKECVESMRALQVRFKKGKVTDKGKVFNSELYEIIELGNMLMMAEIIATAALNRKESRGGHYRTDFPKRDDEKYLHHTLVYSQNGGLDLKTKPVVITRFQPKERTY; encoded by the coding sequence TTGATTAAGCACGACGTATTGATAGTGGGGGCGGGACTGGCAGGCATGCGTGCCGCCCTGGAAGTGTGCAAGGAACTGGATGTCGGCATTCTCAGCAAGGTCTATCCTTCGCGCTCCCACAGTGGTGCGGCGCAGGGGGGCATTGCCGCCGCACTGGCCAACTCCGAGGATGATTCCTGGGAAGAGCACATGTTCGACACCGTCAAAGGCGGTGATTACCTGAACGACCAGGATGCGGTGGAGGAGTATTGCAAGTCCGCTTCCCGCGTGATCTATGAACTGGAGCATTTCGGTTGCGTGTTCAGCCGGATGGAAGACGGGCGCATCGCCCAGCGCAGTTTCGGCGGGCACTCCAAACCGCGCGCCTGTTTCTCTGCCGACCGCACCGGCCACGCCATCCTGCACGCCCTGCACGAACAGGTTCTCAAAAACAGCAAGTCGATCAAGATTTATTCCGAGTGGTACTTCCATGAGCTGATCATCCAGGACAACCGTTGCCAGGGCGTGGTGGTCAGCGACATCCGCACGGGCGAGGTGGAAGTGATCCAGGCCAAAGCGGTCATCATGGCCACCGGCGGTTACGGCCGTGTGTTTCAGATCACCACCAACGCCTTCGCCAGCACGGCGGACGGGGCCATCGCCGCCATCCGCGCGGGACTGCCTCTGGAAGATCCGGAGTTCGTGCAGTTTCATCCGTCCGGATTGTGGCGGCAGGGCATTCTGTTTTCGGAAGCAGCACGGGGAGAGGGGGGATTCCTGCTCAACGGCAAGGGCGAGCGCTTCATGGAAAAATATGCGCCGTCACGCATGGAACTGGCGCCGCGCGATATCGTGGCGCGCGCCGAGCAGAGCGAAATCGACGAGGGTCGCGGCGTCAACGGCGAGGATTTCATCCACCTCGACCTGCGGCACCTCGGCGAAAAACGCATCATGGAACGCCTGCCGCAGATCCGGCAGTTGGGCATTGATTTCATCGGCGTCGATTGCGTGAAGGATCCGTTGCCGATCCAGCCGTCGGCGCATTACTCGATGGGCGGCATCCCGACGAACATCCACGGACAGGTGGTGCGCGATGGCGACAGCACGCCAGTGGAAGGGTTCTTCGCCGCGGGCGAGTGCGCCTGCGTCTCCGTTCATGGGGCCAACCGGCTCGGCACCAATTCCCTTCTGGATGCCACCGTCTTTGGAGAACGTGCGGGTCGCGCGGCGCTGGAATACGGCCGTGGGGCGGCGTTTGACAAAGTCAACGAAGGGCAGGAAAAAGCCCGGGTGTTGAAATCCATTGAGGAAATCTTCCAACGTGAAGGCACGGAAAGCTACAATGATGTCCGGAATGAAATGAAACAGACCATGATGCGCCTGTGCGGTGTGTTCCGCAGTGAAGAAAACCTGAAGGAATGCGTCGAGTCCATGCGGGCCCTGCAGGTGCGGTTCAAAAAGGGAAAAGTCACCGACAAGGGCAAGGTCTTCAATTCCGAGTTGTATGAGATCATCGAACTGGGCAACATGTTGATGATGGCGGAGATCATCGCCACCGCCGCGTTGAACCGGAAAGAAAGCCGCGGCGGCCATTACCGCACCGACTTCCCCAAACGCGACGACGAAAAATACCTGCACCACACACTGGTTTATTCGCAGAACGGCGGGCTGGATCTGAAAACCAAGCCGGTCGTTATCACCCGTTTTCAACCGAAGGAAAGAACGTACTGA
- a CDS encoding succinate dehydrogenase/fumarate reductase iron-sulfur subunit, giving the protein MATFRIKRFNPEKQAEPYYEEFEYDFPEGATLLDCMNHIKWNMDGTLTYRMSCRSAICGSCGMKANGRAVLACQRQAAHLLKDGKITIEPLGNMKPIKDLVVDFKPFWDKIDAVKPYLENSSKPPEKEHRMSPEQFKLLDDTSTCIMCGNCYSDCNMLEVDDNFLGPAALAKAQRFVDDSRDQARKERIKELSKPGGIWDCTHCAECVERCPKPARPFYRIKELMKVALDEGVTNNNGARHALSFAKSIKHSGRLNENTLPVESVGYFNIKGLMDLLPVGLRMVLKGKVPPIIHRSIDDQKDVKRIFEELGE; this is encoded by the coding sequence ATGGCTACTTTTCGCATCAAGCGGTTCAATCCGGAAAAACAGGCCGAACCGTATTATGAGGAATTCGAATACGATTTCCCGGAAGGGGCGACCCTGCTGGATTGCATGAACCACATCAAGTGGAACATGGACGGCACGCTGACCTACCGCATGTCGTGCCGGAGCGCCATCTGCGGCTCCTGTGGCATGAAGGCGAACGGACGTGCCGTGCTCGCCTGCCAGCGCCAGGCCGCGCACCTTTTGAAAGACGGCAAGATCACCATCGAACCGCTCGGCAACATGAAACCGATCAAGGACCTGGTGGTGGACTTCAAGCCGTTCTGGGACAAGATCGACGCGGTCAAGCCGTACCTGGAAAACAGCAGCAAGCCGCCGGAAAAAGAACACCGCATGAGTCCGGAGCAGTTCAAACTGCTCGACGACACCAGCACCTGCATCATGTGCGGCAACTGCTACTCCGACTGCAACATGCTGGAGGTGGATGACAACTTCCTCGGTCCGGCGGCGCTGGCCAAGGCCCAGCGCTTCGTGGATGACTCGCGCGACCAGGCGAGGAAGGAACGCATCAAGGAACTCAGCAAGCCGGGCGGCATCTGGGACTGCACCCACTGCGCGGAATGCGTCGAGCGCTGTCCGAAACCGGCGCGGCCATTTTACCGGATTAAAGAATTGATGAAGGTGGCGCTGGACGAAGGCGTGACCAACAACAACGGCGCGCGGCATGCGTTGTCGTTCGCCAAATCGATCAAGCACAGCGGGCGGTTGAATGAGAACACTCTGCCCGTTGAGTCGGTCGGCTACTTCAACATCAAGGGCCTCATGGACCTTCTGCCCGTCGGCCTGCGCATGGTGCTCAAGGGCAAGGTGCCGCCGATCATCCATCGTTCCATCGATGACCAGAAAGACGTGAAGCGTATCTTCGAGGAGTTGGGAGAATGA
- a CDS encoding CoB--CoM heterodisulfide reductase iron-sulfur subunit B family protein has protein sequence MKFALFTGCVSKGATRELMLATTKSAQALGIDFVEMKSAACCGAGVLSEKNPTLTDALNARTFAIAEEQGLDLITICSTCQGNLKKSECNLNDGGEYKDRINYILKEGGHQYQGDKIQIKHFSNILATEEGKQRLREKIKRPLTGLKAAAFYGCYVLRPSELSEYDDPDNPTELEELFEILGATPVYYDKRIKCCGFPIIMMNKEASHEMAGNALIDAAQQGADVVVTGCPLCHLSLDSYQPEIDSLREAGYVMPILHLPQLVALALGFSPEEIGMDTHIVSTAGIDHILKQHA, from the coding sequence ATGAAGTTTGCACTGTTCACCGGGTGCGTGTCGAAAGGCGCAACCCGCGAGTTGATGCTGGCCACGACGAAATCCGCCCAGGCGCTGGGTATCGACTTCGTGGAAATGAAAAGCGCCGCCTGCTGTGGCGCGGGTGTGCTCTCGGAAAAGAATCCGACCCTCACCGACGCGCTCAACGCGCGCACGTTCGCCATCGCGGAAGAGCAGGGACTGGATCTCATCACCATCTGCTCCACCTGCCAGGGCAACCTGAAAAAATCCGAGTGCAACCTGAACGACGGCGGCGAATACAAGGACCGCATCAACTACATCCTGAAAGAAGGCGGCCACCAGTACCAGGGCGACAAGATCCAGATCAAGCACTTCTCCAACATCCTTGCCACCGAGGAAGGCAAGCAGCGCCTGCGCGAGAAGATCAAGCGTCCGCTCACCGGCCTCAAGGCGGCGGCGTTTTACGGCTGTTACGTCCTGCGCCCGTCGGAACTGTCCGAGTACGACGACCCGGACAACCCGACCGAACTCGAAGAGCTGTTCGAAATCCTCGGCGCGACGCCGGTGTACTACGACAAGCGCATCAAGTGTTGCGGTTTCCCCATCATCATGATGAACAAGGAAGCCTCGCACGAAATGGCGGGCAACGCGCTCATCGACGCCGCCCAGCAGGGCGCGGACGTGGTCGTCACCGGTTGTCCCTTGTGTCACCTGAGCCTCGACTCCTACCAGCCGGAGATCGACAGTCTGCGCGAGGCGGGATACGTGATGCCCATCCTGCACCTGCCGCAGTTGGTGGCGCTGGCGCTCGGTTTCTCGCCGGAGGAGATCGGCATGGACACGCACATCGTCTCCACCGCGGGCATCGACCACATCCTCAAACAGCACGCCTGA
- a CDS encoding SLC13 family permease, with the protein MFTEKFLIRKKLALMAGGLFLFGLLVVSPPLAGLTADAQKMAAVTILMAVLWVGEAIPIPATALIPLVLYPLIGILPSKDVAPHYANHLVFLFLGGFMIALAMERWNLHKRIALVIIRAIGGSPSRIVLGFMVATAFLSMWISNTATTMMMLPVGMAVVQQIAAQTRARDGSAVDPEVIKKQFGLVLMLGLAYSASIGGVGTLIGTPPNIVFAGFYKNSFPEEPDITFTGWMGYALPVVIVFLPLVWLYLCRFAAGVSVFQLRVEGGTKGVIDRELESLGPMSRAEKFVGTVFVCTAFLWIFRKPIAVGALRIPGWSEAFPWAFYLHDATVAMAMGLILLIAPIGYPGGMMLDERRQYFALDWKTVQEGVPWGILLLFGGGFALAAGFRETGLDLWIGERIAATNGVLSLWGLVLVLCLGITFLTEFTSNTATATMILPVIAGAASAMPYHPLLLMIPVTLSASFAFMMPVATPPNAIVFGSDWVTIPKMAKAGFFLNLVGAVLVTFWMVWVVQGWIG; encoded by the coding sequence ATGTTTACGGAAAAATTCCTGATCCGCAAAAAGCTGGCGTTGATGGCAGGGGGCCTGTTCCTGTTCGGCCTGCTTGTGGTCAGCCCGCCCCTGGCTGGACTCACCGCCGACGCGCAGAAAATGGCGGCGGTGACGATCCTCATGGCCGTCTTATGGGTTGGCGAGGCCATCCCCATCCCGGCCACGGCGCTCATTCCCCTCGTGCTGTATCCCCTGATCGGCATCCTGCCCAGCAAGGACGTTGCCCCGCACTACGCCAACCACCTCGTTTTCCTGTTCCTCGGCGGGTTCATGATCGCCTTGGCCATGGAGCGTTGGAACCTGCACAAACGCATCGCGCTGGTCATCATCCGTGCCATTGGCGGCAGTCCCAGCCGCATTGTGCTCGGCTTCATGGTGGCGACGGCGTTTCTTTCCATGTGGATCTCCAACACAGCGACCACCATGATGATGCTTCCCGTCGGCATGGCGGTGGTGCAACAGATCGCGGCGCAAACGCGAGCGCGTGACGGTAGCGCTGTCGATCCGGAGGTCATCAAAAAACAGTTCGGCCTGGTGCTGATGCTGGGGCTTGCGTATTCAGCAAGCATCGGCGGGGTGGGGACGCTCATCGGCACGCCGCCCAATATTGTCTTTGCCGGGTTCTACAAGAACAGCTTTCCCGAGGAGCCGGACATCACCTTCACCGGCTGGATGGGCTACGCCCTGCCGGTGGTCATCGTGTTCCTGCCACTGGTGTGGTTGTACCTGTGCCGGTTCGCGGCGGGCGTGTCGGTTTTTCAGCTACGGGTGGAGGGTGGCACGAAGGGTGTCATCGATCGCGAACTGGAATCGCTCGGACCCATGAGCCGTGCCGAAAAATTCGTCGGCACGGTGTTTGTCTGCACCGCTTTCCTGTGGATTTTTCGCAAGCCGATCGCAGTGGGCGCGCTCCGCATCCCCGGCTGGTCGGAAGCGTTTCCGTGGGCGTTTTATCTTCATGATGCGACGGTGGCGATGGCGATGGGGCTGATTCTTCTGATCGCGCCCATCGGCTACCCCGGCGGCATGATGCTGGACGAGCGGCGCCAGTATTTTGCGCTCGACTGGAAAACCGTGCAGGAGGGGGTGCCGTGGGGCATCCTGCTGTTGTTTGGCGGCGGCTTTGCGCTGGCGGCGGGATTCCGCGAAACCGGGCTCGACCTGTGGATCGGTGAGCGCATCGCGGCGACCAACGGCGTGCTTTCTCTCTGGGGACTGGTTCTCGTTTTGTGCCTCGGCATCACGTTTCTCACCGAGTTCACCTCCAACACCGCGACGGCGACCATGATCCTGCCCGTCATCGCCGGGGCCGCGTCGGCCATGCCGTACCATCCTCTCCTGCTCATGATCCCGGTCACGCTGTCGGCGTCGTTCGCCTTCATGATGCCGGTGGCGACGCCGCCCAACGCCATCGTGTTCGGAAGCGACTGGGTGACCATTCCCAAAATGGCGAAGGCCGGTTTCTTCCTCAATCTGGTGGGAGCGGTGCTGGTGACGTTCTGGATGGTGTGGGTGGTGCAAGGGTGGATCGGCTGA